One Mytilus trossulus isolate FHL-02 chromosome 5, PNRI_Mtr1.1.1.hap1, whole genome shotgun sequence DNA segment encodes these proteins:
- the LOC134718203 gene encoding uncharacterized protein LOC134718203: MTHQKSLGSITNILDISNYGSYMKLLRITAYVIRFIRNCIRDRISRKSGPLEVNEIQTAVNTWILNCQESTYTDEMSYLRGAQHRNTNKVPRVRQLGLFLDETGLIRCNGRIHNAPIPESAKFPYLIPANHPLTRLIVLDTHEKLLHSGMNATVTNIRQTFWIPTIRQYAKKLLRKCVICRKVNGKSYVAPDPPPLPKIRLQEAPPFTVTGVDFTGALLVRDENRILTKAYICLFTCASTRAVHLEVVPNLTEHSFVQAFRRFVSRKSIPKTLISDNATTFIAGAEELKRLCESATLKETVCTRGIEWKFIPKRALWYGGFWERLIALTKTSLKKTLGQTQVSMETLQTVVTEIERILNDRPLTYLSSDIRDCKTLTPAHLLYGRRISTLPYPQIGIEEFNDPTYMNHKELNKCAQRQTF, encoded by the coding sequence ATGACGCACCAAAAGAGTCTAGGAAGTATAACAAACATATTGGATATTTCGAACTATGGATCTTACATGAAGTTATTACGTATTACCGCGTATGTCATCCGTTTTATACGCAACTGTATACGGGATAGGATTTCCAGAAAAAGTGGACCACTGGAGgtaaatgaaattcaaacagCAGTAAATACTTGGATTCTAAATTGTCAAGAGTCTACGTATACAGATGAAATGTCATATCTGAGAGGAGCACAACacagaaacacaaataaagTACCCAGAGTCCGACAATTGGGACTTTTCTTAGACGAAACCGGTCTTATTAGATGTAACGGGAGAATACACAACGCACCAATACCAGAATCAGCGAAATTTCCGTACCTTATACCGGCAAATCATCCGTTAACTAGACTAATTGTATTGGACACACACGAAAAATTACTTCATAGTGGAATGAATGCTACAGTCACCAATATTAGACAAACGTTTTGGATACCAACTATTCGACAGTATGCAAAGAAATTACTCCGAAAATGCGTTATTTGCCGCAAAGTGAATGGAAAATCGTACGTTGCACCAGACCCACCACCTTTACCGAAAATCAGATTACAGGAAGCACCCCCCTTTACAGTCACAGGAGTGGACTTTACAGGAGCATTACTTGTAAGAGACGAAAATAGAATTTTAACAAAAGCATATATATGCCTGTTTACCTGCGCTTCTACCAGAGCCGTTCATCTAGAGGTGGTACCGAACCTAACCGAACATTCGTTTGTTCAAGCTTTTAGGCGTTTCGTAAGCCGCAAATCAATACCCAAGACACTTATATCAGATAATGCAACTACATTCATTGCAGGAGCAGAGGAACTAAAAAGATTATGTGAATCGGCAACACTAAAAGAAACGGTGTGTACACGAGGAATAGAATGGAAGTTCATACCAAAACGCGCACTTTGGTATGGTGGATTCTGGGAGAGACTTATTGCACTAACAAAGACAAGCTTGAAAAAGACACTTGGACAAACTCAAGTTAGTATGGAAACTCTACAGACTGTCGTGACAGAAATAGAAAGAATTTTAAATGACAGGCCACTTACATATCTTTCATCAGATATCCGAGATTGCAAGACGTTAACCCCCGCTCATCTTTTGTATGGTAGAAGAATATCAACGCTGCCATATCCGCAAATAGGCATAGAGGAATTCAACGATCCAACCTATATGAATCACAAAGAACTCAATAAATGTGCTCAAAGACAAACTTTTTAA
- the LOC134718205 gene encoding uncharacterized protein LOC134718205 produces MDLSKLKAIRSGNRSAVTKLFRKIDAAKQETDFDPEELNATFENLLQKQKILNNLNEQILQLAEAEDIESEILDSDEYCITLETKIRHIRNFFRDTHTTPKTRQSETSSQILNVDSQPFVSANLTENSCTQSSQNPFSQASNTVSTNINSYTSASSQNHYLPKLSLPIFTGNILEWQTFWDSYECAIHLNPSLIDVQKFNYLKAQLQNEALRTIAGFALTNANYADAIILLKERFGQTHKITQAYIQALLDIPSPRNHLVSLRQFYDQMETYVRGLESLGQSQDSYGTLLVPIILEKLPGEIKKNLAREHGTENWSLRDLRKSICNEINIIDAGQDTETSDNLPSTSSFFTGTKSTKPHQNQAPNTRNIRQNLDTKPCVFCRDVHAPAH; encoded by the coding sequence ATGGATTTAAGCAAGCTCAAAGCGATAAGATCCGGGAACAGAAGtgctgttacaaaactttttcgGAAGATAGATGCAGCGAAGCAAGAAACAGATTTCGATCCAGAAGAGTTGAACGCAACATTTGAAAACCTTCTTCAGAAGCAAAAGATATTGAACAATTTGAACGAGCAGATACTCCAGCTAGCGGAAGCAGAAGATATTGAAAGTGAAATTCTAGATTCAGATGAGTATTGTATTACGTTAGAAACCAAAATCAGACACATAAGAAATTTTTTTAGAGATACTCATACCACACCAAAGACACGTCAGAGTGAAACTTCATCCCAGATATTAAATGTTGACTCTCAACCGTTCGTCTCAGCAAACCTCACAGAAAACTCATGCACGCAGTCGTCACAAAATCCTTTCTCTCAAGCGAGTAACACAGTGAGTACTAATATAAATTCGTATACATCCGCAAGCAGTCAGAATCACTACTTACCCAAACTCTCACTTCCGATATTCACAGGGAATATATTAGAGTGGCAAACTTTCTGGGATTCGTATGAATGCGCCATACATTTAAACCCTTCATTGATCGATGTCCAGAAATTTAATTACCTCAAAGCGCAGTTACAAAATGAAGCTTTACGCACCATAGCTGGTTTTGCGCTCACCAATGCAAACTATGCGGACGccattattttattgaaagaGAGATTCGGACAAACACACAAAATCACGCAAGCATACATTCAAGCATTATTAGATATTCCATCACCACGAAACCATCTTGTCAGTTTGAGACAATTCTATGATCAAATGGAAACTTACGTCAGAGGGCTAGAATCTTTGGGCCAGTCACAAGACTCGTATGGAACATTACTTGTACCAATTATTTTGGAAAAATTACCgggagaaattaaaaaaaaccttgccCGTGAACATGGAACAGAAAACTGGTCATTACGAGACCTCCGGAAAAGTATTTGcaatgaaattaacataattGATGCGGGACAAGACACTGAAACTTCTGACAATTTACCAAGTACATCATCTTTCTTTACCGGAACTAAATCAACAAAACCCCACCAAAATCAAGCTCCAAATACAAGAAATATACGCCAGAATTTAGACACTAAACCTTGTGTATTCTGCCGCGATGTACACGCACCAGCGCATTGA
- the LOC134718204 gene encoding uncharacterized protein LOC134718204: MDTPPKLNDLTKLLVQFRANQFATCTDIEKAFLHVGLSEEDRDVTRFLWLSDPTNPGSQLKTYRFKAVLFGATSSPFILNATIQKHLKQFGNSETAKILERDIYVDNILSSMNKEEDLLTYFKEARSLMAGAGFNLRSWSSNSAKLLELAKEENVLDTDKYTKILGMLWNSRSDEIFYPKRDIPTLELLQHVTKREVLKYSSKIYDPLGLLSPITIRAKIMIQELWKCGLDWDELIPDNLKTTWIDLTKDLEKAIQFTIPRYYFSKPSTSTELVLHVFTDASPKAYGAAAYLSNENETTLVMAKTRVAPVKCLTLPQLELMAAIIGARLAAHLHSTLNYPKIVFWSDSSIVLHWLTSTKTLKRFIANRVREITELTHPYKWRYCPTDNNPADLLTRGLTIEQFDQSILWQKGPHWLTDSTKWP; encoded by the coding sequence ATGGACACACCaccaaaattaaatgatttgacAAAACTCCTAGTACAGTTTAGAGCCAACCAGTTTGCTACATGTACTGATATTGAGAAAGCTTTCTTACATGTTGGATTGAGCGAAGAAGATAGAGATGTTACCCGATTTTTATGGCTTAGTGACCCTACAAATCCAGGAAGTCAGCTGAAAACTTATAGGTTCAAAGCAGTGTTATTTGGAGCGACGTCTTCGCCCTTTATACTCAACGCCACAATACAGAAACATTTGAAACAATTCGGAAACAGTGAAACAGCTAAAATTCTAGAAAGAGATATTTACGTTGATAACATATTGTCTAGTATGAACAAAGAGGAAGATTTACTTACGTATTTCAAAGAAGCAAGAAGCTTGATGGCTGGAGCTGGATTCAACTTGAGATCATGGAGTTCAAACAGTGCTAAATTACTAGAATTAGCTAAAGAAGAAAACGTCCTAGATACGGATAAGTATACCAAAATACTTGGAATGTTGTGGAACAGTCGTAGCGACGAGATTTTTTACCCTAAGCGTGATATTCCTACACTGGAACTACTTCAACATGTAACTAAACGagaagttttgaaatattcttctaaGATTTATGACCCACTAGGCTTACTTAGTCCGATTACAATTAGAGCGAAAATTATGATACAAGAGTTATGGAAATGTGGATTAGATTGGGACGAACTTATACCAGATAATTTAAAGACTACGTGGATAGATTTGACCAAAGATTTGGAAAAGGCAATACAATTCACTATTCCTCGATATTACTTTAGCAAGCCATCAACATCAACAGAATTAGTACTTCATGTATTTACAGACGCAAGTCCAAAGGCGTACGGCGCAGCAGCTTATTTGAGTAACGAAAACGAAACAACTTTAGTAATGGCGAAAACCAGAGTAGCACCAGTCAAATGCTTAACCCTCCCACAACTTGAACTTATGGCAGCAATCATCGGCGCACGACTAGCTGCACATCTTCATTCAACACTTAATTAtccaaaaattgtattttggtcaGATAGCAGCATCGTTCTTCATTGGCTAACATCTACGAAGACTTTGAAACGTTTTATAGCTAATCGAGTGAGGGAAATAACAGAATTGACGCATCCATACAAATGGCGATATTGCCCTACTGATAACAACCCGGCAGATCTTCTAACAAGAGGACTTACAATTGAACAATTTGACCAGAGTATACTTTGGCAGAAAGGACCACATTGGTTAACAGATAGTACAAAATGGCCGTAA